The proteins below come from a single Chryseobacterium bernardetii genomic window:
- the blaIND gene encoding IND family subclass B1 metallo-beta-lactamase yields the protein MKKSIRFFIVSILLSPFASAQVKDFVIEPPIKNNLHIYKTFGVFGGKEYSANSMYLVTKKGVVLFDVPWEKVQYQSLMDTIKKRHNLPVVAVFTTHSHDDRAGDLSFFNNKGIKTYATAKTNEFLKKDGKATSTEIIKIGKPYRIGGEEFVVDFLGEGHTADNVVVWFPKYNVLDGGCLVKSNSATDLGYIKEANVEQWPKTINKLKAKYSKATLIIPGHDEWKGGGHVEHTLELLNKK from the coding sequence ATGAAAAAAAGCATCCGTTTTTTTATTGTTTCGATATTGTTGAGCCCTTTTGCAAGTGCGCAGGTAAAAGATTTTGTAATAGAACCACCCATCAAAAATAACCTGCATATTTATAAAACTTTTGGAGTATTTGGTGGTAAAGAATATTCTGCAAATTCAATGTATCTGGTTACTAAAAAAGGAGTTGTTCTCTTTGATGTTCCATGGGAAAAAGTACAGTACCAAAGCCTCATGGATACCATTAAAAAACGTCATAATTTACCGGTTGTAGCGGTATTTACCACACACTCCCATGATGACCGCGCCGGTGACCTTAGCTTTTTCAATAATAAAGGGATTAAAACATATGCAACTGCCAAAACCAACGAGTTCCTGAAAAAAGACGGAAAAGCAACATCCACAGAAATCATCAAAATCGGAAAACCGTACCGCATTGGCGGAGAAGAATTTGTGGTAGATTTTCTTGGTGAAGGGCATACTGCTGATAATGTAGTGGTATGGTTCCCTAAATACAATGTATTGGATGGTGGCTGTCTTGTAAAAAGTAATTCAGCTACTGATTTAGGATATATTAAGGAAGCCAATGTAGAACAGTGGCCCAAAACTATAAATAAATTAAAAGCCAAATATTCTAAAGCAACATTAATTATTCCGGGACATGATGAATGGAAAGGCGGTGGACATGTTGAACACACTCTAGAACTTCTGAATAAAAAATAG